A single Acidaminococcus sp. DNA region contains:
- a CDS encoding rubredoxin, translating into MKLIEDLAKQAGAAVGSSRPVAETLQYVPIDRYVGMSGQKFRGNLYIACGISGAVQHLKGIKDATTIVAINTNAGAPIFKNCDYGIVGDVKVILPLLTKALDNGAPKKPAPPMVKMKRPLIKKELPPGLYVCNGCGYEYDPDKGDPVADVKPGTKFENLPEDWTCPECGEPKTGFVKES; encoded by the coding sequence ATGAAACTGATTGAAGACCTGGCTAAGCAGGCCGGTGCCGCTGTCGGTTCCTCCCGTCCTGTGGCTGAAACGCTGCAGTACGTACCGATTGACCGCTATGTCGGTATGTCCGGTCAGAAATTCCGCGGCAACCTGTACATCGCCTGCGGCATTTCCGGAGCTGTGCAGCACCTCAAGGGCATCAAGGATGCTACCACGATTGTAGCCATCAACACCAACGCCGGCGCTCCGATCTTCAAGAACTGCGACTACGGTATTGTCGGTGACGTCAAAGTCATCCTGCCGCTTCTCACCAAGGCACTGGATAACGGCGCACCGAAGAAACCGGCTCCTCCTATGGTCAAGATGAAGAGACCTCTCATCAAGAAAGAACTGCCGCCCGGCCTGTACGTATGCAACGGCTGCGGCTATGAGTATGATCCTGACAAGGGCGATCCTGTTGCCGACGTAAAACCGGGAACGAAATTCGAAAACCTGCCGGAAGACTGGACTTGCCCTGAATGCGGCGAACCAAAGACAGGTTTCGTCAAAGAATCCTGA
- a CDS encoding FprA family A-type flavoprotein: MECVRKLTKDLYWVGADDRRLELFENIHPIPRGVSYNSYLLLDKKTVLFDTADWSVCRQYLENVTAVLNGRPLDYLIINHVEPDHAASLEEVLIRHPETKVISNEKAFTLMAQFGYEVTDRAIVVKEGDTMDFGTHKIAFVAAPMVHWPEAMVSFDTTTGTLFSADAFGTFGALGGRIFADEVNFERDWLDDARRYYTNIVGKYGPHVMDLLNKASKLDIKMICPLHGPVWRKNIAWFLDKYIHWASYEPEEKGVLLLYASMYGNTESAASVFAAGLAEKGMTNIAMYDVSKTDTSYLISDAFKYSHIVLASVTYNLNIYPKMMTFLDHMRILNLQNRIVGIIENGSWACTVGTLMHDYLEDKMKGITILQDGVTINSRMTAGQNRTMSDMIDAVIDSMKEPDKK; encoded by the coding sequence ATGGAATGCGTAAGAAAACTGACTAAAGATTTATATTGGGTAGGTGCTGATGACCGCCGTCTGGAACTGTTTGAAAATATTCACCCCATTCCCCGCGGTGTTTCCTACAACTCCTATCTGCTGCTGGACAAAAAGACTGTTCTTTTTGATACGGCTGACTGGTCCGTCTGCCGCCAATATCTGGAAAACGTGACTGCTGTCCTGAATGGCCGTCCCCTGGATTACCTGATTATCAACCACGTGGAGCCTGACCATGCAGCCAGCCTTGAAGAAGTGCTGATTCGTCACCCCGAAACAAAAGTCATCAGCAATGAAAAAGCTTTCACCCTGATGGCCCAATTCGGTTATGAAGTGACGGACCGTGCCATCGTCGTCAAAGAAGGCGATACGATGGACTTCGGCACCCATAAGATTGCCTTTGTAGCAGCTCCGATGGTGCACTGGCCGGAAGCTATGGTATCTTTTGATACAACAACGGGAACCCTCTTCTCCGCTGATGCTTTCGGTACTTTTGGTGCCCTGGGCGGCCGGATTTTTGCTGATGAAGTCAACTTTGAACGCGACTGGCTTGACGATGCCAGACGGTACTACACCAACATTGTTGGTAAGTACGGCCCTCACGTCATGGATCTCTTGAACAAAGCTTCCAAGCTTGATATCAAGATGATTTGCCCTCTCCATGGTCCGGTCTGGAGAAAAAACATCGCCTGGTTCCTGGATAAATATATCCACTGGGCTTCCTATGAACCGGAAGAAAAAGGCGTGCTCCTGCTCTATGCTTCCATGTACGGCAACACTGAAAGCGCAGCCTCTGTCTTTGCGGCCGGTCTGGCTGAAAAAGGCATGACGAACATCGCCATGTACGATGTGTCCAAGACAGATACCTCCTATCTGATTTCCGATGCCTTCAAGTACAGCCACATCGTCCTCGCTTCGGTAACCTATAACCTGAACATCTATCCGAAGATGATGACTTTCCTGGATCACATGCGTATCCTCAACTTGCAGAACAGAATCGTCGGTATCATCGAAAACGGTTCCTGGGCCTGCACGGTTGGCACGCTGATGCATGATTACCTGGAAGACAAGATGAAAGGCATTACCATCCTGCAGGATGGCGTTACCATCAACTCCCGCATGACGGCCGGTCAGAACAGAACCATGAGCGACATGATCGATGCAGTTATCGACTCCATGAAAGAGCCTGATAAGAAGTAA
- a CDS encoding ISL3 family transposase — translation MSFTNYTIQNNAECQDVFYNVFMPEDPFDDSQEIVICSEKKYTDFRCPKCGQKMYSYEPFSTYLKSFPAYPEHTRMIRFEGHRFRCSCCHATITEPIPFKYPGTRITMRASLWIETLLRNGIPANAIAKMSGIHWSTVRYVHKQLMDESLDKYEMELELTSYKPRFLAIDEFAIHKGHTYATCVMDLATGYILWVGRGRAIADFEHFFKEYDQTKLTEVKAVAMDMNASYNKLVQEHLPQAKVVYDRYHMQAQFGKEVLGVVRLDEARMHRDKANDMQEALKDASAEDKPALKERISEEKKNYRTLKKVRWPLLTNEDRLNPKSKEALQAIFAEHEDLAICYSMKEEMVALYELRDYDKALAGWKRWFKAALGSGIPALVRFAKIKLPRIDGLVNHALYPINTGKLEGFNNKIKVAKRRAYGYRDDEYFFTLIRYLSIPTVRGILPKKP, via the coding sequence ATGTCCTTTACTAATTACACTATTCAAAATAATGCAGAATGTCAAGATGTCTTTTACAATGTCTTCATGCCGGAAGACCCTTTTGATGACAGCCAGGAGATTGTTATTTGCAGTGAAAAGAAATATACCGACTTCCGTTGTCCTAAATGTGGTCAGAAAATGTATTCTTACGAGCCATTTTCCACCTACTTGAAAAGTTTTCCTGCGTATCCTGAGCATACCAGGATGATCCGCTTTGAAGGGCATCGCTTCCGTTGCTCCTGCTGCCATGCAACCATCACTGAGCCTATTCCCTTTAAATATCCAGGAACTCGCATTACCATGAGAGCTTCTCTCTGGATTGAGACGCTGCTTCGTAATGGAATCCCTGCCAATGCAATTGCCAAGATGTCAGGAATTCACTGGAGCACGGTTCGCTATGTCCACAAACAGCTCATGGACGAATCTCTCGATAAATATGAAATGGAATTGGAGCTGACCTCTTACAAGCCCCGTTTCCTGGCCATCGATGAGTTTGCTATCCATAAGGGACACACCTATGCCACTTGCGTCATGGATTTAGCGACAGGTTATATTCTCTGGGTTGGCAGAGGTCGGGCGATAGCTGACTTCGAGCATTTCTTCAAGGAATATGATCAGACAAAGCTGACAGAGGTCAAGGCAGTCGCCATGGATATGAACGCTTCCTACAACAAGCTGGTACAAGAACATCTGCCGCAAGCTAAGGTCGTGTATGATCGTTACCACATGCAGGCTCAATTCGGGAAGGAAGTATTAGGTGTAGTAAGACTTGATGAGGCCAGAATGCATAGGGATAAAGCCAACGACATGCAAGAAGCATTAAAAGACGCAAGTGCTGAAGACAAGCCGGCTTTGAAAGAGCGGATATCCGAGGAAAAGAAGAACTACCGCACATTGAAGAAAGTCCGCTGGCCGTTACTCACCAATGAAGATAGGCTGAATCCTAAGAGCAAAGAAGCGTTGCAGGCCATCTTTGCAGAGCACGAGGATCTGGCAATATGTTATTCCATGAAGGAAGAGATGGTAGCCCTCTATGAATTAAGGGACTATGACAAGGCTCTTGCAGGATGGAAGCGCTGGTTTAAAGCTGCACTAGGCAGCGGGATTCCGGCCCTGGTTAGGTTTGCTAAGATTAAGCTGCCAAGGATAGACGGTCTGGTGAACCATGCCCTGTACCCGATAAACACAGGGAAGCTTGAAGGCTTCAACAACAAGATTAAAGTGGCCAAAAGAAGAGCGTACGGATACAGAGATGATGAGTACTTTTTCACGTTAATTCGCTACCTCTCAATTCCGACCGTAAGGGGTATACTCCCGAAAAAACCGTGA
- a CDS encoding C69 family dipeptidase, translating to MPCTTLLVGRKATYDGSTMMARNEDSPSGQFTPKKFIVVNPKDQPRHYQSVLSKFSIDLKEEPMRYTAMPNALPDEGFWGEAGINEANVAMSETETITSNYRVLGADPLVKEGIGEEDMLLLVLPYIHSAREGVKRLGDLLARYGTYEMNGIGFQDAQEVWWLETIGGHHWIARKVPDDRYVVMPNQQGIDSFDMEDALGKQKEHMCSPDLAEFIRDHHLDLMPSAAGRASSLKKDRAFNARLAFGSHDDADHTYNTPRAWFMLRYLNPRTYLWDGPDADFTPEDDDLPWSLIPERKITPEDVKYALSGHYQGTPYDCYGRYGDSSLRGKYRAIGINRNNFLALTQLRPDVDKERMAIEWIAESSNVFNAFVPFYANVTKTPAYFAETGKEPDTHQFYWANRLIAALADAHYGRCASIIERYQNSVGAQAHALLEQFDKASYQGSVQTFLEKCNDTIAAMAQKETDDCLGKVLYEASCGMKNAYARSDS from the coding sequence ATGCCTTGTACAACGTTATTGGTGGGAAGAAAAGCAACATATGACGGTTCTACGATGATGGCACGCAACGAGGACTCTCCGTCCGGACAGTTTACTCCCAAAAAATTCATCGTTGTGAATCCCAAGGATCAGCCCCGCCATTATCAGTCCGTACTTTCCAAATTCTCCATCGATTTGAAAGAGGAACCGATGCGCTACACGGCGATGCCGAATGCTTTGCCAGATGAAGGTTTCTGGGGTGAAGCCGGCATCAACGAAGCGAATGTGGCTATGTCCGAAACGGAAACGATTACTTCTAATTACCGCGTGCTCGGTGCCGATCCGCTCGTCAAAGAGGGTATCGGTGAAGAGGATATGCTGCTTCTCGTCCTGCCGTATATTCACAGTGCCCGCGAAGGCGTAAAGCGGCTGGGGGATCTTCTTGCACGGTACGGGACCTATGAAATGAATGGTATCGGATTTCAGGATGCACAGGAAGTCTGGTGGCTTGAAACCATCGGCGGGCATCACTGGATTGCCAGAAAAGTGCCCGATGACCGCTATGTCGTCATGCCGAATCAGCAGGGAATCGACAGCTTTGATATGGAGGACGCTCTGGGTAAGCAAAAGGAGCACATGTGCTCTCCGGACCTTGCAGAATTTATCCGTGATCACCATCTGGATCTTATGCCATCGGCAGCGGGGCGTGCATCTTCCCTAAAGAAAGACAGAGCCTTTAATGCACGGCTTGCCTTTGGCAGCCACGATGACGCCGACCATACGTACAACACGCCGCGTGCCTGGTTCATGCTGCGCTACCTGAATCCCCGGACTTATCTCTGGGACGGACCGGACGCCGATTTTACTCCGGAGGATGATGACCTTCCCTGGTCGCTCATCCCCGAAAGAAAGATAACGCCTGAGGACGTCAAATATGCCCTTAGCGGCCATTATCAAGGCACACCCTACGATTGTTACGGACGGTATGGAGACAGCAGCCTCAGAGGAAAATATCGCGCTATCGGTATCAACCGGAATAATTTCCTTGCGCTGACGCAGCTGCGTCCGGATGTGGATAAAGAGCGGATGGCTATCGAATGGATTGCCGAAAGTTCCAACGTCTTTAACGCTTTTGTCCCATTCTATGCCAATGTGACAAAGACGCCGGCCTACTTTGCCGAAACGGGCAAGGAACCGGATACGCACCAATTCTATTGGGCTAATCGTCTCATTGCCGCCCTTGCCGACGCCCACTACGGGCGCTGTGCCTCCATTATCGAACGCTACCAGAATAGTGTCGGAGCGCAGGCGCATGCACTTCTTGAGCAATTTGATAAGGCCTCTTATCAAGGTTCTGTCCAGACCTTCCTTGAAAAGTGCAATGACACCATTGCCGCCATGGCGCAGAAGGAGACGGATGATTGTCTGGGGAAGGTGTTGTATGAGGCTAGTTGTGGGATGAAGAATGCTTATGCCAGGTCTGATTCTTGA